In Streptomyces sp. TS71-3, the following proteins share a genomic window:
- the modA gene encoding molybdate ABC transporter substrate-binding protein, whose translation MPNNLIRRGAAHRGATAAVLAAALLGTLAACGDGGDSGSGKSAGTKGGSSAGTSGPPAADLTVLAASSLTDVFQKAGAAYEKEHPGTHVKFSFAGSQELAAQVKQGAPADVLVTADQKTMDGVGPDAGSSTVIAKNRLVIATGKGNPKKIDNLKDLSDTKLKVVLAAPEVPVGNYSHKVLDAQKITVHPVSEEANVRAVLSKVELGEADAGLVYKTDAATAPGKVDAITIPDAQNAIASYPAATLKESQHGEAAAAFVKWLSSAEAQKLLRAAGFQQP comes from the coding sequence ATGCCGAACAACCTGATCCGCCGTGGTGCCGCGCACCGCGGCGCCACCGCGGCCGTGCTCGCCGCTGCCCTGCTCGGCACGCTCGCCGCCTGCGGCGACGGCGGCGACAGCGGCTCCGGCAAGAGCGCCGGCACCAAGGGCGGCTCGTCCGCCGGGACCAGCGGCCCGCCGGCCGCCGACCTCACCGTGCTCGCGGCCTCCTCGCTCACGGACGTCTTCCAGAAGGCGGGCGCCGCGTACGAGAAGGAGCACCCCGGCACCCACGTGAAGTTCTCCTTCGCCGGATCCCAGGAACTCGCCGCCCAGGTCAAGCAGGGCGCGCCGGCGGACGTCCTCGTCACCGCCGACCAGAAGACCATGGACGGCGTGGGCCCCGACGCCGGCAGCTCCACGGTCATCGCCAAGAACCGCCTGGTCATCGCCACGGGCAAGGGCAACCCGAAGAAGATCGACAACCTCAAGGACCTCTCCGACACGAAGCTGAAGGTGGTACTCGCCGCACCCGAGGTGCCGGTCGGCAACTACAGCCACAAGGTCCTGGACGCCCAGAAGATCACCGTCCACCCGGTCTCCGAGGAGGCCAACGTCCGGGCCGTGCTCAGCAAGGTCGAACTGGGCGAGGCGGACGCGGGTCTCGTCTACAAGACCGACGCGGCCACCGCGCCCGGCAAGGTCGACGCGATCACCATCCCCGACGCCCAGAACGCCATCGCCTCCTACCCGGCAGCCACCCTGAAGGAGTCCCAGCACGGCGAGGCGGCGGCCGCGTTCGTCAAGTGGCTCTCCTCCGCGGAGGCGCAGAAGCTGCTGCGCGCCGCGGGCTTCCAGCAGCCGTAG
- a CDS encoding molybdopterin-binding protein: MQSYTIGQAARLLGVSPDTARRWADAGRVATHRDEGGRRLIDGRALAAFSVEIGQQGGDEEDVSYTSARNAFPGIVTGVKLGDVAAQVEIQAGPHRLVSLLTREAVEELGLEVGMEATARVKATNVHIDRG, encoded by the coding sequence ATGCAGTCCTACACCATCGGCCAGGCCGCGCGTCTGCTGGGCGTCAGCCCGGACACGGCGCGGCGCTGGGCGGACGCCGGGCGTGTCGCCACGCACCGGGACGAGGGCGGGCGCCGGCTCATCGACGGGCGGGCCCTCGCAGCGTTCTCCGTCGAGATCGGGCAGCAGGGCGGCGACGAGGAGGACGTGTCGTACACCTCCGCGCGCAACGCCTTCCCCGGCATCGTCACCGGCGTCAAGCTCGGCGACGTCGCCGCGCAGGTGGAGATCCAGGCCGGACCGCACCGGCTGGTGTCGCTGCTGACCCGGGAGGCCGTCGAGGAGCTGGGCCTGGAGGTCGGTATGGAGGCCACGGCCCGGGTGAAGGCCACCAACGTGCACATCGACCGCGGCTGA
- a CDS encoding peptidase inhibitor family I36 protein, producing MHVLRKMRVIAAVAVASGALTAAAIAPASATAESWGDCPSGYFCAWSGANGTGSRCQWAGNSESWYHDCSWAGDHYPRSVYNHGRSGAGVTIYAWTSWEKPIGGCVTKGETVNLAGNYYVASHAWNC from the coding sequence ATGCACGTACTGCGCAAGATGCGGGTGATCGCGGCCGTCGCCGTGGCTTCCGGAGCACTGACCGCCGCGGCCATCGCACCGGCCTCCGCCACCGCGGAGTCCTGGGGCGACTGCCCGAGCGGCTACTTCTGTGCCTGGAGCGGTGCCAACGGCACCGGATCCAGATGCCAGTGGGCGGGGAACTCCGAGTCCTGGTACCACGACTGCTCCTGGGCCGGGGACCATTACCCGCGCTCCGTCTACAACCACGGCCGCTCGGGCGCGGGCGTGACGATCTACGCCTGGACGAGCTGGGAGAAGCCGATCGGAGGCTGCGTCACCAAGGGCGAGACGGTGAATCTCGCGGGCAACTACTACGTCGCGTCGCACGCCTGGAACTGCTGA
- a CDS encoding antibiotic biosynthesis monooxygenase — MRAIAAAWGTRRWPGPGLRSYGVLACDDGETLLHLCQVDEGADEGAVAEQDPAWEREVDEAVPGIERAGVVAARLRRSTPVYGAVGDAGCAVLVTREFDGPDVDRAQGLVEAMFEGGSRTPPAAGMVSAHFYVSTDGSRVFNYALWTSAQAHQDAIESRPPELEDDARWKQAHAWPGLLSTTFQRFRPRLHLVPG, encoded by the coding sequence GTGCGGGCCATCGCCGCCGCGTGGGGGACCCGCCGGTGGCCGGGGCCGGGGCTGCGTTCCTACGGCGTCCTGGCCTGCGACGACGGTGAGACGCTCCTGCACCTGTGCCAGGTGGACGAGGGTGCTGACGAAGGCGCCGTGGCCGAGCAGGACCCGGCGTGGGAACGGGAGGTCGACGAGGCCGTCCCGGGAATCGAGCGGGCCGGCGTGGTGGCCGCCCGGTTGCGGCGCAGCACTCCCGTGTACGGGGCGGTGGGCGATGCCGGCTGCGCCGTGCTGGTCACCCGGGAGTTCGACGGCCCGGATGTCGACCGGGCGCAGGGGCTGGTGGAGGCGATGTTCGAGGGCGGCTCCCGGACGCCGCCCGCCGCCGGCATGGTCTCGGCCCACTTCTACGTCAGCACGGACGGCTCCCGGGTGTTCAACTACGCGCTGTGGACGTCCGCGCAGGCGCACCAGGACGCCATCGAGTCCCGCCCGCCGGAACTGGAGGACGACGCCCGGTGGAAGCAGGCGCACGCCTGGCCCGGCCTGCTGTCCACCACCTTCCAGCGGTTCCGCCCGCGGCTGCACCTGGTCCCCGGCTGA
- a CDS encoding tyrosinase family protein has product MVYTRKNQSALTRSEKKRFVDAVLELKRKGIYDEFVRIHIKYYVSDGERGLRVAHMTPSFLPWHRQFLLEFERALQEVDPSVTVPYWDWTVDRSTSSSLWADDFLGGNGRGGDRQVTSGAFAYREGRWRIEETVTDDPFLVRDLGHPSGPISLPTKAQLAEATREKAFDVSPWNSMSASGFRNKLEGWGRGDGNSQYQNHNRVHRWVGGQMLGGGSNNDPVFWLHHAMIDRVWSQWQMAHPGVLYQPAKPPAASHSQYRRIVSRDQPMPPWDIKPSQLESHSKIYRYA; this is encoded by the coding sequence ATGGTCTACACCCGCAAGAACCAGAGCGCACTGACACGCAGCGAGAAGAAGCGTTTCGTCGACGCCGTCCTCGAACTCAAGAGGAAGGGGATCTACGACGAGTTCGTGCGCATCCACATCAAGTACTACGTCTCCGACGGGGAGCGGGGCCTGAGGGTCGCCCACATGACGCCCTCGTTCCTGCCCTGGCACCGCCAGTTCCTGCTGGAGTTCGAACGTGCCCTCCAGGAGGTGGACCCGTCGGTCACCGTGCCGTACTGGGACTGGACCGTGGACCGCAGCACGTCCTCCTCCCTGTGGGCGGACGACTTCCTCGGCGGCAACGGCCGCGGCGGGGACCGCCAGGTGACCAGCGGGGCGTTCGCCTACCGCGAGGGGCGCTGGCGGATCGAGGAGACCGTCACCGACGACCCGTTCCTGGTCCGCGACCTCGGTCACCCCTCGGGGCCCATCTCGCTGCCCACCAAGGCGCAGCTGGCCGAGGCCACCCGCGAGAAGGCCTTCGACGTCTCCCCGTGGAACTCCATGTCCGCCTCCGGCTTCCGCAACAAGCTGGAGGGCTGGGGCAGGGGGGACGGCAACTCCCAGTACCAGAACCACAACCGCGTGCACCGCTGGGTCGGCGGGCAGATGCTCGGCGGCGGATCCAACAACGACCCCGTCTTCTGGCTGCACCACGCCATGATCGACCGCGTCTGGTCGCAGTGGCAGATGGCCCACCCGGGCGTGCTCTACCAGCCCGCCAAGCCGCCGGCCGCCTCCCACTCCCAGTACCGCAGGATCGTCTCCCGCGACCAGCCGATGCCGCCGTGGGACATCAAGCCGTCGCAGCTGGAGAGCCACAGCAAGATCTACAGGTACGCCTGA
- a CDS encoding tyrosinase family oxidase copper chaperone, producing MTARSRRTLLRALFATGASAAAAAAIVPVVADARQPGPPAQGGTTDGRAPGPVHEVLFDEIYRGRHIHARQHGLLDRLTRHADGAGGHTTMASDEPMASQAPTASPAAGDQPIEVLIDGRPLHLMRRADGSYLSMVDHYGSHPTVLAAARGAVDALGASRLAPEHVY from the coding sequence ATGACCGCGCGCAGCCGACGCACCCTGCTGCGGGCCCTGTTCGCGACCGGCGCCTCCGCCGCGGCGGCGGCCGCCATCGTGCCCGTCGTCGCCGACGCACGGCAGCCCGGCCCGCCCGCCCAGGGCGGCACGACCGACGGCCGCGCCCCGGGGCCCGTCCACGAGGTGCTCTTCGACGAGATCTACCGCGGCCGGCACATCCACGCACGCCAGCACGGCCTGCTGGACCGCCTCACCCGGCACGCCGACGGGGCCGGCGGCCACACCACCATGGCCTCCGACGAGCCGATGGCCTCCCAGGCGCCGACGGCCTCCCCGGCAGCCGGCGACCAGCCGATCGAGGTGCTCATCGACGGCAGGCCGCTGCACCTGATGCGCCGCGCCGACGGCAGCTACCTGAGCATGGTCGACCACTACGGCTCGCACCCGACGGTCCTGGCCGCCGCCCGCGGCGCCGTCGACGCCCTCGGCGCCTCCAGGCTGGCCCCCGAGCACGTCTACTGA
- a CDS encoding vitamin K epoxide reductase family protein translates to MLRSGAGRPFALLLTLTGAAGLLPSWVITLDEFALLRDPNFTPGCSFNPVVACGSVMKSAQASVFGFPNPMLGLVAYAIVACVGVSLLAGARFPRWFWLGLNTGALLGAGFCGWLQFQSLYRIHALCLWCCLAWVATVVMFWGVTSFTARSGFLPVPAGLRAFLTDFVWAPPALHLGVIGTLVLTRWWSFWTGGVTG, encoded by the coding sequence GTGCTCAGGAGCGGCGCGGGCCGCCCCTTCGCACTCCTGCTGACGCTCACCGGGGCGGCGGGCCTGCTGCCGTCCTGGGTGATCACTCTCGACGAGTTCGCGCTGCTCAGGGACCCGAACTTCACCCCCGGGTGCAGTTTCAACCCGGTGGTGGCCTGCGGCAGCGTGATGAAGAGCGCGCAGGCGTCGGTCTTCGGCTTCCCCAATCCGATGCTGGGCCTGGTGGCGTACGCCATCGTGGCCTGCGTCGGCGTGAGCCTGCTCGCCGGGGCCCGCTTCCCCCGCTGGTTCTGGCTCGGCCTGAACACCGGGGCGCTGCTGGGCGCCGGGTTCTGCGGCTGGTTGCAGTTCCAGTCGCTCTACCGCATCCACGCGCTGTGCCTGTGGTGCTGCCTGGCCTGGGTCGCCACCGTCGTCATGTTCTGGGGCGTGACGTCCTTCACCGCGCGCTCCGGCTTCCTGCCGGTGCCCGCGGGGCTGCGGGCGTTCCTCACGGACTTCGTCTGGGCGCCGCCCGCGCTGCACCTCGGCGTGATCGGGACGCTGGTGCTCACCCGCTGGTGGTCCTTCTGGACCGGGGGCGTGACCGGGTGA
- a CDS encoding glycosyltransferase family 4 protein, with protein sequence MPSGSPRTPPARTAPAPRPRRPLKVLHVVQPVDGGVARVVTDLVAAGASEDLHATVACRADGALAGAVRGAGGAVRHWAADRAPGPALPGEVARIAHLVAQVRPDIVHAHSAKAGLAVRLALRGRVPTVFQPHAWSFEAVDGAHARLARRWERYGARWAARIVCVSAAEMRTGQAAGIDADWAVIPNGVDTGRFRPAPSPAAGRAAALPLHPDVPPDVPLVVCVARLCRQKGQDVLLRAWPLVARQVPGARLVLVGDGPEASALRRGAPPSVTFAGPTGDPAAWYRAADLLVLPSRWEGMALAPLEALACGTPVLVTDVAGAREALPAGQEPHCLVPPQDPAALAGAAVALLRDAPLRAELGRAGRRHVLATHDVRHSAAAVAAVYRALSGTGRTGSTGPNGPTGPNGNAAPAASPERRESLAT encoded by the coding sequence ATGCCCTCCGGTAGCCCCCGGACGCCGCCTGCCCGCACCGCCCCCGCTCCCCGCCCGCGCCGACCGCTGAAGGTCCTGCACGTCGTCCAGCCCGTGGACGGGGGCGTGGCGCGCGTGGTCACGGACCTGGTGGCGGCCGGCGCGTCCGAGGACCTGCACGCCACGGTGGCCTGCCGGGCGGACGGCGCCCTGGCCGGTGCGGTGCGCGGCGCCGGCGGTGCGGTGCGGCACTGGGCGGCGGACCGTGCACCCGGACCGGCGCTGCCCGGCGAAGTGGCGCGCATCGCCCATCTGGTGGCTCAGGTCCGCCCTGACATCGTGCACGCGCACAGCGCCAAGGCGGGCCTCGCCGTCCGGCTCGCCCTGCGCGGCCGGGTGCCGACCGTCTTCCAGCCGCACGCCTGGTCCTTCGAGGCGGTCGACGGGGCGCACGCGCGGCTGGCCCGGCGCTGGGAGCGGTACGGGGCGCGGTGGGCGGCGCGGATCGTCTGCGTCAGCGCCGCCGAGATGCGCACCGGGCAGGCCGCCGGGATCGACGCCGACTGGGCGGTGATCCCGAACGGCGTCGACACCGGCCGCTTCCGCCCCGCCCCCTCCCCCGCCGCCGGCCGGGCCGCCGCCCTGCCGCTCCATCCGGACGTGCCGCCGGACGTGCCGCTGGTCGTGTGCGTGGCGCGGCTGTGCCGGCAGAAGGGCCAGGACGTACTCCTCCGGGCCTGGCCCCTGGTGGCCCGTCAGGTCCCCGGGGCACGTCTCGTACTGGTCGGCGACGGGCCCGAGGCGTCGGCCCTGCGGCGGGGCGCGCCCCCGTCGGTGACGTTCGCGGGGCCGACCGGCGACCCCGCCGCCTGGTACCGGGCCGCCGACCTGCTCGTCCTGCCGTCCCGCTGGGAGGGCATGGCACTGGCCCCGCTGGAGGCGCTGGCCTGCGGAACGCCCGTGCTGGTCACCGACGTCGCCGGGGCGCGCGAGGCGCTGCCGGCCGGTCAGGAGCCGCACTGCCTGGTGCCCCCGCAGGACCCCGCCGCGCTGGCCGGCGCCGCCGTCGCCCTGCTGCGTGACGCGCCGCTGCGCGCCGAACTCGGCCGCGCGGGCCGGCGGCACGTCCTCGCCACCCACGACGTGCGGCACTCCGCCGCCGCGGTCGCGGCCGTGTACCGGGCGCTGTCGGGCACCGGGCGGACCGGGTCCACCGGGCCCAACGGGCCCACCGGACCCAACGGGAACGCGGCGCCCGCGGCGTCGCCCGAACGCAGGGAGTCCCTGGCCACGTGA